One genomic segment of Patescibacteria group bacterium includes these proteins:
- the map gene encoding type I methionyl aminopeptidase: MITIKTEKEIQVMREGGKILAEIMAELENKVEPGITTKHLDKVASGLVLKYGAKPSFKNYQGFPDTLCTSVNEELVHCLPSNRKLQQGDIVSLDLGIRYKGFHTDMAITIPVGKISPEAQRLIRITKKALKRGLRKVRPGNTFGDIGNTVQRYVEDQGYNVVRELCGHGIGKEVHQEPQVPNYGKRKSGPKLAEGMTFCIEPMVTAGDWHLKKAEDGYGFQTRDNSLCAHFEHTLAVTQNGCKILTGKVK, translated from the coding sequence ATGATAACTATAAAAACAGAAAAAGAGATTCAGGTGATGAGAGAAGGTGGTAAGATTTTGGCAGAGATTATGGCAGAGCTGGAAAACAAGGTTGAGCCAGGCATTACCACTAAGCATTTAGACAAGGTCGCAAGCGGCCTTGTTTTAAAATATGGAGCAAAGCCATCTTTTAAAAACTATCAGGGTTTTCCAGATACTCTTTGTACTTCAGTAAACGAGGAACTTGTCCATTGCCTCCCTTCTAACAGAAAATTACAACAAGGGGATATAGTTTCTCTTGATTTGGGAATCCGTTATAAAGGTTTTCATACCGATATGGCAATTACAATTCCAGTGGGGAAAATTTCGCCAGAAGCCCAAAGATTAATTAGAATAACAAAGAAAGCTTTAAAAAGAGGGCTAAGAAAAGTTCGGCCTGGCAATACTTTTGGTGATATTGGCAATACTGTTCAGAGATATGTTGAGGACCAGGGATATAATGTGGTCAGAGAGCTTTGCGGTCATGGAATTGGAAAAGAAGTTCATCAAGAACCGCAAGTTCCGAATTATGGTAAAAGAAAGTCAGGCCCTAAGCTTGCTGAAGGAATGACTTTTTGCATAGAACCAATGGTAACAGCAGGAGATTGGCATTTAAAAAAAGCCGAAGATGGCTATGGTTTCCAAACAAGAGACAATTCTCTCTGCGCTCATTTTGAGCACACCCTCGCTGTCACCCAAAACGGTTGTAAGATTTTAACTGGCAAGGTAAAATAG
- the galT gene encoding galactose-1-phosphate uridylyltransferase yields the protein MAKKSKKLRFPSELRMDLVSQDWVVIATGRARRPETFRKEKRAAEEVPKKSCPFCKIKTQEEPTLIFAKGRRSPFKGWGKIPKDWTTIVIPNKYPAFLPHPKLNERTEGKLYKKMNAVGFHEVVVTRDHRKQMAQFSVEQVKEVFDVYQERYLDLMPKKFVNHISIFHNHGQEAGASIAHPHSQIITTPLIDIDLQKALLRSQGYYKKSKGCIYCQMNKWEERAKKRIVFENKDFLVICPFASKTAFQVIVSPKKHLAYFERIKEEEKWELAEAFQVALNKLYKALNDPAYNFYLHTAPSDGQNHDYYHWHWTILPKTATWAGFEIGTRMEISTIEPEKAAGYLRKQ from the coding sequence ATGGCTAAAAAATCAAAAAAATTGAGGTTTCCTTCGGAGTTGAGGATGGATTTGGTTAGTCAGGATTGGGTTGTCATTGCCACAGGCAGGGCAAGGAGGCCGGAAACATTTAGGAAAGAGAAAAGGGCTGCTGAAGAGGTTCCTAAAAAGAGCTGTCCATTTTGCAAAATTAAAACCCAAGAAGAGCCAACCCTTATCTTTGCTAAGGGCAGAAGGTCTCCTTTCAAGGGCTGGGGAAAGATTCCAAAAGATTGGACAACTATTGTTATTCCTAATAAATACCCGGCTTTTCTTCCTCATCCTAAATTAAATGAGCGAACCGAGGGGAAATTATACAAAAAAATGAATGCAGTAGGGTTTCATGAAGTAGTGGTTACTCGTGACCACAGAAAACAAATGGCTCAATTTTCAGTAGAACAGGTTAAAGAAGTATTTGATGTTTATCAGGAAAGGTATTTAGATTTAATGCCAAAAAAATTTGTTAATCATATATCTATTTTTCATAATCACGGTCAGGAGGCCGGAGCCTCAATTGCCCATCCTCACTCCCAAATTATTACTACTCCTCTTATTGATATTGATCTTCAAAAGGCTCTTTTGCGCTCCCAAGGTTATTACAAAAAGAGTAAAGGATGTATTTACTGCCAGATGAACAAATGGGAGGAAAGAGCCAAAAAAAGAATTGTTTTTGAGAATAAGGATTTTTTAGTAATTTGTCCTTTTGCTTCAAAAACCGCCTTCCAGGTTATTGTTTCACCAAAAAAACATCTTGCCTATTTTGAGCGGATAAAAGAGGAAGAAAAATGGGAATTAGCCGAGGCATTTCAGGTAGCTCTAAATAAACTTTACAAAGCCCTTAATGACCCTGCTTATAACTTTTATTTACATACTGCTCCCTCTGATGGGCAAAATCACGATTATTATCACTGGCATTGGACGATTTTGCCAAAAACAGCAACCTGGGCTGGATTTGAAATCGGGACAAGGATGGAAATATCAACAATTGAGCCAGAAAAGGCAGCAGGATACCTCAGAAAGCAATGA
- the tpiA gene encoding triose-phosphate isomerase, with protein MKTLIVANWKTNPQTLRGAKKLFNSVKRGARNIKRTEIVICPPFVFLSNIQYLTSNIKLGAQDVFWEKEGAYTGEVSSSMLKDIGCQYVIIGHSERRRYFKETDEIINKKLKAALAAKLRPILCIGETQREREQGKTESILRNQIVSDLKGISKARFSRVIVAYEPIWAIGTGRPCDVEEAQKMGLLIRKIISKIYNQAVSKNVRILYGGSVNSKNAAGYIKEAGLQGLLVGGASLKAKEFIKIVKII; from the coding sequence ATGAAAACATTAATCGTTGCTAATTGGAAGACGAATCCCCAAACTCTACGTGGAGCTAAAAAACTTTTTAATTCTGTAAAGAGGGGAGCAAGAAATATTAAAAGGACAGAGATAGTGATTTGTCCACCCTTTGTTTTTTTATCTAATATCCAGTATCTAACATCTAATATCAAACTCGGGGCCCAGGACGTATTTTGGGAAAAAGAAGGAGCATACACAGGTGAAGTTTCTTCGTCTATGTTAAAAGATATTGGCTGTCAGTATGTGATTATTGGTCATTCGGAAAGACGAAGATATTTTAAAGAAACCGATGAAATAATAAACAAGAAATTAAAAGCTGCTTTAGCAGCAAAATTAAGACCTATTTTATGTATTGGAGAGACCCAAAGGGAAAGAGAACAAGGAAAAACCGAAAGCATTTTAAGAAATCAGATTGTTTCTGATCTTAAAGGTATTTCAAAAGCGAGGTTTTCCCGAGTCATTGTTGCTTACGAACCTATTTGGGCTATTGGAACAGGGAGACCCTGCGATGTTGAAGAAGCTCAGAAAATGGGTTTGCTTATTAGAAAAATTATTTCTAAAATTTACAATCAAGCTGTTTCTAAAAATGTTCGGATACTTTACGGTGGCAGTGTCAATAGCAAAAATGCAGCAGGTTATATAAAAGAAGCTGGTCTCCAAGGGCTTCTTGTCGGAGGGGCTTCTTTAAAGGCAAAAGAATTTATAAAAATAGTGAAAATAATTTAA
- a CDS encoding alanine--tRNA ligase — MTSVELRKKFLKFFEKKGHKIVPSSSLLPTDPSVLFTTAGMQQFKSYFLGEKSPYGNKVASCQKCFRTSDIEEVGDIAHLTFLEMLGNFSFGDYFKKESIEWALELLTETCGLKKENLWITVFKGDKEVAEDKESREIWKKLGFSEERIYGFSREDNFWGPTGEEGPCGPTTEIHYDSTGKPCSLGKKCLPNCKCGRFVELWNLVFNEFYQDRDKKLTPLKQKGVDTGMGLERLAVVVQKKPSVFETDLFSLIPQSRAERIIADHIKGSVFLASEGIIPSNVEQGYILRRILRRAIRYGKILKMPKNFLIPLAQKVIEIYKEVYPEVKSNEADILTVIQNEEEKFEKTLERGLRKLEKLISKNKDISGEEAFDLYQSYGFPLELTEELAEEKGFKVDKTGFEKAIEKHQEISRAGREKKFGGVGKEAGLEATKLHTATHLLHQALRQVLGEHIKQMGSDVTSQRLRFDFSHSAKMTEEEVKKVEEIVNQKIKQDLEVKKEEMSYKEAIKSGALAFFKEKYPERVSIYSINKFSKEICAGPHVKRTSELGKFKIIKEESSGSGIRRIKAILE, encoded by the coding sequence ATGACTTCTGTTGAATTAAGAAAAAAATTTTTAAAGTTTTTTGAGAAAAAGGGGCACAAAATTGTGCCCTCATCTTCTCTTTTGCCTACTGATCCCAGTGTTTTGTTTACCACTGCTGGCATGCAGCAATTTAAAAGTTATTTTTTAGGAGAGAAATCTCCTTATGGGAATAAAGTTGCTTCTTGCCAGAAATGCTTTAGAACATCAGATATTGAGGAGGTTGGGGATATAGCTCATTTGACCTTTCTTGAGATGCTGGGAAATTTCAGCTTTGGGGATTATTTTAAAAAAGAGTCTATTGAATGGGCTCTTGAGCTTTTAACTGAAACTTGTGGATTGAAAAAAGAAAATCTTTGGATAACAGTGTTTAAAGGAGATAAGGAAGTTGCTGAAGACAAGGAATCAAGAGAAATTTGGAAAAAGCTTGGTTTTTCTGAAGAGAGAATTTATGGATTTTCAAGGGAAGATAATTTCTGGGGACCAACTGGTGAAGAGGGGCCTTGTGGTCCAACAACTGAAATTCATTATGATTCAACAGGCAAGCCCTGTTCTTTAGGTAAAAAATGTCTGCCAAACTGTAAGTGCGGGAGATTTGTTGAGTTATGGAATTTAGTTTTTAATGAGTTTTATCAAGACAGAGATAAAAAGTTGACGCCTTTAAAACAAAAAGGGGTAGATACTGGTATGGGTTTAGAGAGATTAGCTGTGGTTGTTCAAAAGAAGCCATCAGTTTTTGAAACTGATTTATTTTCTCTCATACCTCAAAGTCGGGCAGAGAGAATTATTGCTGACCATATTAAGGGGTCAGTTTTTTTAGCTTCTGAGGGAATTATTCCTTCAAATGTTGAGCAGGGTTATATTCTAAGAAGAATCTTGAGAAGAGCAATTCGCTATGGGAAAATTTTAAAAATGCCAAAGAATTTCTTGATTCCTTTAGCTCAAAAAGTTATTGAGATTTATAAAGAGGTTTATCCAGAAGTAAAGTCAAATGAAGCAGATATTTTAACTGTTATCCAAAATGAAGAAGAAAAATTTGAGAAAACTTTAGAACGAGGACTTAGAAAGCTTGAGAAATTAATTAGCAAGAATAAAGACATTAGCGGGGAGGAAGCATTTGACCTTTATCAGAGTTATGGATTTCCTTTGGAGCTTACTGAAGAATTAGCAGAAGAGAAAGGTTTCAAAGTTGATAAAACTGGCTTTGAAAAAGCAATAGAAAAGCATCAAGAGATTTCCCGGGCTGGGAGAGAAAAGAAATTTGGAGGAGTAGGGAAGGAAGCAGGTTTAGAAGCAACAAAGCTTCATACAGCTACCCATTTATTACATCAAGCCCTAAGACAAGTTTTAGGAGAGCATATTAAGCAAATGGGCTCTGATGTTACTTCTCAGCGGCTTCGTTTTGATTTTTCCCATTCAGCTAAAATGACGGAAGAGGAAGTTAAAAAGGTTGAGGAGATTGTTAATCAGAAAATTAAACAGGATTTAGAAGTTAAAAAAGAAGAAATGTCTTACAAAGAAGCAATAAAATCAGGGGCTTTGGCATTTTTTAAAGAGAAGTATCCTGAAAGAGTAAGTATTTATTCTATTAACAAGTTCTCAAAAGAAATCTGCGCTGGTCCCCATGTCAAGCGCACCTCCGAGCTTGGCAAATTTAAAATCATCAAAGAAGAATCTTCTGGCTCCGGCATCCGCCGCATTAAAGCCATTTTAGAATAA